Proteins encoded together in one Pantoea sp. CCBC3-3-1 window:
- a CDS encoding CPBP family intramembrane glutamic endopeptidase gives MWYLLAASLFFLPFRLRISLGLLVVSLIVAVLNHTLQPVALLVLVVMAVVAFFCFRRKESDVLAKVGEGLLVLSAGALMLHLVPGFTNLIVVAGAQAGPESAPFTFNYNLDKALVPFLLLGCLPGLLKRPATPPRNRLWWLILLLSLPLLLLIATLAGGLRVELHYPEWLGSFMLANLFFVSFAEEALFRGWLQQRLSQRVGNGWGLLAASVLFGLAHAAGGVMLICFATVAGLIYGLAWLWSGRVWVSTLVHFAFNMLHLLFFTYPLWQHPPG, from the coding sequence CGCATCGCTGTTCTTTCTGCCTTTTCGTTTGCGGATTTCACTGGGTTTGCTGGTAGTTTCGCTGATAGTTGCCGTCCTTAACCATACCTTACAGCCTGTCGCGCTGCTGGTGCTGGTAGTGATGGCTGTCGTGGCTTTCTTCTGTTTTCGACGTAAGGAATCGGATGTTCTCGCAAAGGTTGGCGAAGGGTTACTGGTTCTTAGCGCTGGCGCACTGATGCTGCATCTGGTGCCGGGCTTTACTAACCTTATCGTGGTTGCCGGTGCGCAAGCCGGGCCGGAAAGTGCGCCTTTTACTTTCAATTACAATCTCGATAAAGCGCTGGTTCCTTTTCTGCTGCTGGGCTGCCTGCCCGGGCTTTTAAAACGTCCGGCAACGCCGCCACGAAACCGGCTTTGGTGGCTGATTCTGCTGCTTTCGCTACCGCTTTTGTTACTGATTGCCACGCTGGCTGGCGGGCTGCGCGTCGAATTACATTATCCGGAATGGCTGGGTTCTTTTATGCTGGCCAATCTGTTCTTCGTCTCGTTTGCTGAAGAGGCGCTGTTCCGCGGCTGGTTACAGCAACGACTGAGCCAGCGGGTCGGAAACGGCTGGGGCTTGCTTGCCGCATCTGTCCTGTTTGGGCTGGCCCATGCAGCGGGCGGCGTCATGCTGATCTGTTTTGCCACCGTTGCCGGGCTCATTTACGGCCTGGCCTGGCTGTGGAGCGGACGGGTTTGGGTTTCCACGCTGGTGCATTTTGCTTTCAATATGCTGCATCTGCTGTTCTTCACTTATCCCTTGTGGCAACACCCGCCAGGATAA
- the rnz gene encoding ribonuclease Z, with the protein MELLFLGTGGGTPSRLRNVTSIALNLQGVHNGFWLFDCGEGTQHQMLRCPLKVSKLEKIFITHLHGDHIFGLPGLLTSRSMNGITDGITLYGPKGIKAFVEATLGLSGSWLTFPLEIVEITAGEVLNDEHFRVTAYPLTHPVECYGYRIEEHDKSGALDAGRLLADGIKPGKLFQQLKLGKTVTMEDGQIVDGRKYLGPAIKGLTLAIFGDTSPTPASRELAANVDVMVHEATLAAEMEEKANSRGHSSTVQAAKAAKEAGAKKLIVTHLSSRYLREDTEWLLAECRAIFPATEMAHDFSVFEV; encoded by the coding sequence ATGGAACTGCTATTTTTAGGTACCGGCGGCGGTACGCCGAGCCGTTTGCGTAACGTCACCAGTATTGCGCTGAACCTGCAAGGTGTACATAACGGCTTCTGGCTGTTTGATTGCGGAGAAGGCACCCAGCACCAGATGCTGCGCTGTCCACTGAAAGTCAGCAAGCTGGAAAAAATCTTCATCACCCATTTGCATGGCGATCATATTTTTGGGCTGCCGGGTTTACTGACCAGCCGCTCAATGAATGGCATTACCGACGGCATCACGCTGTATGGCCCAAAAGGCATTAAAGCCTTTGTTGAAGCCACCCTGGGTTTAAGCGGTTCATGGCTGACGTTTCCGCTGGAGATTGTGGAAATCACCGCCGGAGAGGTGCTTAACGACGAGCATTTTCGCGTAACGGCTTATCCCCTGACGCATCCGGTCGAATGCTACGGCTACCGTATTGAAGAACACGACAAATCCGGCGCGCTGGATGCCGGGCGGTTACTGGCCGACGGTATCAAGCCGGGCAAGCTTTTCCAGCAGCTTAAACTGGGTAAAACGGTCACCATGGAAGACGGGCAGATCGTCGACGGCAGAAAATACCTTGGCCCGGCAATCAAAGGACTGACGCTGGCGATCTTTGGCGATACCAGCCCAACACCCGCTTCACGCGAGCTGGCAGCTAACGTTGATGTGATGGTGCATGAGGCGACGCTTGCGGCAGAGATGGAAGAAAAAGCCAACAGCCGCGGACACTCTTCGACGGTTCAGGCGGCAAAAGCCGCAAAAGAAGCGGGTGCGAAAAAGCTGATTGTGACGCATCTGAGTTCACGATATCTGCGTGAAGACACCGAATGGCTACTGGCGGAATGTCGGGCGATTTTTCCTGCAACCGAAATGGCGCATGATTTCTCAGTGTTTGAGGTTTAG
- the gorA gene encoding glutathione-disulfide reductase, translating into MTKHYDYLAIGGGSGGIASINRAAMYGQKCALIEAKELGGTCVNVGCVPKKVMWHAAQIAEAIHQYGPDYGFNTTVNSFDWSTLVKNRSAYIDRIHSSYDNVLGKNKVDVIKGYARFVDAHTVEVNGEKITADHILIATGGRPTHPSIPGAEYGIDSDGFFDLDALPKRTAVVGAGYIAVEIAGVVNALGSETHLFVRKHAPLRTFDPLIVDTLVEVMNAEGPTLHTESIPKAVIKNADGSLTLQLENGKEQTVDCLVWAIGREPATDNLNLNVTGVELNEKGYINVDKYQNTNVKGIYAVGDNTGAVELTPVAVAAGRRLSERLFNNKPEEHLDYSNVPTVVFSHPPIGTVGLSEPQAREQYGDDEVKVYKSSFTAMYTAVTQHRQPCRMKLVCVGKDEKIVGIHGIGYGMDEMLQGFAVALKMGATKKDFDNTVAIHPTGAEEFVTMR; encoded by the coding sequence ATGACCAAACATTATGACTACCTGGCTATTGGCGGCGGCAGCGGCGGCATCGCTTCGATTAACCGTGCCGCGATGTACGGACAAAAATGCGCGCTGATTGAAGCGAAAGAGCTGGGCGGCACCTGCGTGAACGTCGGTTGTGTACCGAAAAAAGTGATGTGGCACGCTGCGCAAATCGCAGAAGCGATTCATCAGTACGGCCCGGATTACGGTTTTAACACCACGGTGAACAGCTTTGACTGGTCCACGCTGGTAAAAAACCGCAGCGCCTATATCGACCGTATCCACAGCTCTTACGATAACGTGCTGGGCAAAAACAAAGTCGACGTGATTAAAGGCTATGCCCGCTTTGTTGATGCGCACACTGTTGAAGTGAACGGCGAAAAAATTACGGCGGATCATATTCTGATCGCCACCGGCGGCCGTCCGACCCATCCATCGATCCCTGGTGCGGAATATGGCATTGATTCTGACGGTTTCTTCGATCTGGATGCGCTGCCAAAGCGCACCGCTGTGGTCGGTGCAGGTTATATCGCTGTAGAAATCGCAGGCGTGGTGAATGCGCTGGGTTCAGAAACCCACCTGTTTGTGCGTAAGCATGCGCCGCTGCGTACCTTCGATCCGCTGATCGTCGATACGCTGGTTGAGGTGATGAACGCTGAAGGCCCAACGCTGCATACTGAATCCATTCCAAAAGCGGTTATCAAAAACGCTGACGGCAGCCTGACGCTCCAGCTGGAAAACGGCAAAGAGCAGACGGTAGATTGCCTGGTCTGGGCGATTGGTCGCGAACCGGCAACCGATAATCTGAACCTGAACGTGACCGGCGTTGAGCTGAACGAGAAAGGCTATATCAACGTCGATAAGTATCAGAACACTAACGTGAAAGGGATTTATGCCGTTGGCGATAATACCGGTGCCGTTGAACTGACGCCGGTTGCGGTTGCTGCGGGTCGTCGCCTGTCCGAGCGCCTGTTTAACAACAAGCCGGAAGAGCATCTGGACTACAGCAATGTGCCAACCGTGGTATTCAGCCATCCGCCAATCGGTACCGTTGGCCTGAGCGAACCGCAGGCGCGTGAGCAGTATGGCGATGACGAAGTGAAAGTTTACAAGTCATCCTTTACCGCGATGTATACCGCCGTGACTCAACATCGTCAGCCTTGCCGTATGAAGCTGGTCTGTGTGGGCAAAGATGAGAAAATCGTCGGTATCCACGGCATCGGTTATGGCATGGACGAAATGCTCCAGGGCTTTGCGGTGGCGTTGAAAATGGGCGCAACCAAGAAAGACTTCGACAATACCGTCGCCATTCACCCAACTGGCGCGGAAGAGTTTGTCACGATGCGTTAA
- a CDS encoding 23S rRNA (adenine(2030)-N(6))-methyltransferase RlmJ has protein sequence MLSYRHSFHAGNHADVLKHTVQSLIIDSLNEKDKPYLYLDTHAGAGRYQLSGEHAERTGEYLEGIARIWQQDDLPEELKSYIACVKQLNPNGKLRYYPGSPLIARHLLRPYDKLNMTELHPSDYPLLRNEFSKDDRARTEKADGYLQLKSKLPPLSRRGLVLIDPPYEIKSDYQAVVKGIQEGYKRFGTGVFALWYPVVMRQQIKRMFSELEATGIRRILQIELAVRPDSDQRGMTASGMVVINPPWKLEQQMNNVLPWLHKHLVPAGTGHTKVSWIVPE, from the coding sequence ATGCTGAGTTATCGCCACAGTTTTCACGCCGGCAACCACGCCGACGTTCTCAAACATACCGTTCAGAGCCTGATTATCGACTCGCTTAACGAGAAAGATAAGCCTTACCTTTACCTTGATACCCATGCTGGCGCAGGTCGCTATCAGCTGAGCGGTGAGCATGCCGAACGCACCGGGGAGTATCTGGAAGGGATCGCGCGTATCTGGCAGCAGGACGACTTGCCGGAAGAGCTGAAAAGCTACATTGCCTGCGTTAAGCAGCTGAACCCTAACGGCAAACTGCGCTACTACCCAGGTTCACCGCTGATTGCCCGTCATTTGCTGCGTCCTTACGACAAGCTGAATATGACCGAGCTGCACCCAAGCGACTATCCGCTGCTGCGTAATGAGTTTTCCAAAGACGATCGCGCACGCACCGAGAAAGCAGACGGCTATCTGCAACTGAAATCCAAATTGCCGCCGCTGTCCCGTCGCGGCCTGGTGCTGATCGATCCGCCTTATGAAATCAAAAGCGATTATCAGGCGGTGGTAAAAGGCATTCAGGAAGGCTACAAGCGTTTTGGTACCGGCGTGTTTGCGCTGTGGTATCCGGTTGTGATGCGTCAGCAAATCAAACGCATGTTTTCCGAGCTGGAAGCGACCGGTATTCGTCGTATTCTGCAAATTGAGCTGGCGGTTCGCCCGGACAGCGATCAGCGCGGTATGACCGCTTCCGGCATGGTGGTGATTAACCCACCGTGGAAACTGGAGCAGCAGATGAATAACGTGCTGCCATGGTTGCACAAGCATCTGGTTCCCGCCGGTACTGGCCACACTAAAGTTAGCTGGATTGTGCCGGAATAA